A genomic region of Canis aureus isolate CA01 chromosome 16, VMU_Caureus_v.1.0, whole genome shotgun sequence contains the following coding sequences:
- the POMT1 gene encoding protein O-mannosyl-transferase 1 isoform X7: MAYQILLELGFSHCAAMGAALLMLIENALITQSRLMLLESVLIFFNLLAVLSYLKFSNSQKHRPFSLSWWFWLMLTGVACSCAVGVKYMGIFTYLLVLAVASVHAWHLIGDQTLSNVCVLCHLLARAAALLVIPTLMYLLFFYVHLILVYRSGPHDQIMSSAFQASLEGGLARITQGQPLEVAYGSQVTLKNVFGKPVPCWLHSHQSTYPMIYENGRGSSHQQQVTCYPFKDVNNWWIVKDPGRHQLVVNNPPRPVRHGDVVQLVHGMTTRFLNTHDVAAPLSPHSQEVSCYVDYNISMPSQNLWRLDIVNRESDTEVWKTILSEVRLVHVNTSAVLKLSGAHLPDWGFQQLEVVGEKLSRGYHESMVWNVEEHRYGKSQEQKERELELHSPAQMDVSRNLSFMARFLELQWRMLTAKSDDSEHKYSSSPLDWVTLDTSIAYWLHPRTSAQIHLLGNIVIWASASLAMVVYVLLFFWYLLRRRRSICDIPEETKCCRCIPTLLEASSGKCKDQAGIAVTPGYSWLRWVLAGALCAGGWAVNYLPFFMMEKTLFLYHYLPALTFQILLLPVVLQHVSDHLCRSQLLRSLFSALVVAWYSCACHVFNTLRPLTYGDKSLSPSELKALRWKDSWDILIRKH, translated from the exons ATGGCCTACCAGATCCTGTTGGAGCTCGGTTTTTCTCACTGCGCTGCCATGGGGGCTGCTCTGCTGATGCTTATTG AGAACGCTCTCATCACGCAGTCAAGGCTCATGCTTTTGGAGTcagtgttaatattttttaatctactgGCTGTGCTATCCTACCTGAAGTTCTCCAACTCCCAAAAACACAG GCCCTTCTCCTTGAGCTGGTGGTTTTGGCTGATGCTGACAGGAGTGGCCTGCTCCTGTGCGGTGGG CGTCAAGTACATGGGTATTTTCACATACCTGCTCGTGCTCGCAGTTGCTAGTGTCCATGCCTGGCACCTGATCGGAGACCAGACTCTGTCAAAT GTCTGTGTGCTCTGTCACCTGCTTGCCCGAGCCGCCGCTCTGCTTGTCATCCCCACCCTCATGTACTTGCTCTTCTTCTACGTCCACTTGATCCTGGTCTACCGCTCTGGGCCCCACGATCAAATCATGTCCAGTGCTTTCCAGGCCAGTCTGGAG GGAGGACTAGCCCGGATCACGCAGGGTCAGCCCCTGGAGGTGGCCTACGGTTCCCAGGTCACTCTGAAGAATGTCTTTGGCAAACCTGTGCCCTGCTGGCTTCATTCCCACCAGAGCACCTACCCCATGAT ATACGAGAACGGCCGAGGCAGCTCGCACCAGCAGCAGGTGACTTGTTACCCCTTCAAAGACGTCAACAACTGGTGGATCGTGAAGGATCCCGGGAG GCACCAGCTGGTGGTGAACAACCCCCCGAGGCCCGTGCGGCACGGGGACGTGGTGCAGCTGGTGCACGGTATGACCACCCGCTTCCTCAACAC GCATGACGTGGCAGCGCCCCTGAGCCCCCACTCGCAGGAGGTGTCCTGCTACGTTGATTACAACATCTCCATGCCCTCCCAGAACCTCTGGAGACTG GACATTGTAAACCGAGAATCCGACACAGAGGTTTGGAAGACCATCTTGTCCGAGGTCCGCCTGGTGCACGTGAACACCTCTGCCGTCCTAAAG CTGAGCGGGGCACACCTCCCAGACTGGGGGTTCCAGCAGCTGGAGGTCGTTGGGGAGAAGCTGTCCCGGGGCTACCACGAGAGCATGGTGTGGAATGTGGAAGAACATCGATATGGCAAAA GccaggagcaaaaggagagggagctgGAGCTGCACTCACCGGCACAGATGGACGTCAGCAGAAACCTAAGCTTCATGGCCAGGTTCCTGGAGCTGCAG TGGAGGATGCTTACGGCAAAGAGTGATGACTCGGAGCACAAGTACAGCTCCTCGCCGCTGGACTGGGTCACCCTGGACACCAGCATCGCCTACTGGCTGCACCCCAGGACCAGC GCTCAGATCCACCTGCTTGGAAACATTGTGATCTGGGCTTCGGCCAGCCTCGCCATGGTGGTCTACGTCCTGCTCTTCTTCTGGTACCTGCTCAGACGCCGAAGGAGTATCTGCGACATCCCTGAGG AGACAAAATGTTGCCGTTGCATTCCCACACTGTTAGAGGCTTCTTCGGGGAAATGCAAGGACCAGGCAGGGATTGCTGTGACCCCAGGAT ATTCCTGGCTGCGCTGGGTGCTGGCCGGGGCTCTGTGTGCCGGCGGCTGGGCAGTGAACTACCTCCCCTTCTTCATGATGGAGAAGACGCTCTTCCTCTACCACTACCTTCCCGCGCTCACCTTCCAGATCCTCCTGCTCCCTGTGGTCTTGCAGCACGTCAGCGACCACCTGTGCAG GTCCCAGCTCCTGAGGAGCCTCTTCAGCGCCCTGGTTGTGGCCTGGTACTCCTGTGCCTGTCACGTGTTCAACACGCTGCGCCCACTGACCTACGGGGACAAGTCACTCTCACCCAGTGAACTCAAGGCCCTTCGCTGGAAAGACAGCTGGGACATCTTGATCCGGAAACACTAG
- the POMT1 gene encoding protein O-mannosyl-transferase 1 isoform X5, with protein MKRIFFLDGSGPPFGHMLLALGGYLGGFDGNFLWNRIGAEYSSNVPVWSLRLLPALTGAFSIPMAYQILLELGFSHCAAMGAALLMLIENALITQSRLMLLESVLIFFNLLAVLSYLKFSNSQKHRPFSLSWWFWLMLTGVACSCAVGVKYMGIFTYLLVLAVASVHAWHLIGDQTLSNVCVLCHLLARAAALLVIPTLMYLLFFYVHLILVYRSGPHDQIMSSAFQASLEGGLARITQGQPLEVAYGSQVTLKNVFGKPVPCWLHSHQSTYPMIYENGRGSSHQQQVTCYPFKDVNNWWIVKDPGRHQLVVNNPPRPVRHGDVVQLVHGMTTRFLNTHDVAAPLSPHSQEVSCYVDYNISMPSQNLWRLDIVNRESDTEVWKTILSEVRLVHVNTSAVLKLSGAHLPDWGFQQLEVVGEKLSRGYHESMVWNVEEHRYGKSQEQKERELELHSPAQMDVSRNLSFMARFLELQWRMLTAKSDDSEHKYSSSPLDWVTLDTSIAYWLHPRTSAQIHLLGNIVIWASASLAMVVYVLLFFWYLLRRRRSICDIPEETKCCRCIPTLLEASSGKCKDQAGIAVTPGYSWLRWVLAGALCAGGWAVNYLPFFMMEKTLFLYHYLPALTFQILLLPVVLQHVSDHLCRSQLLRSLFSALVVAWYSCACHVFNTLRPLTYGDKSLSPSELKALRWKDSWDILIRKH; from the exons ATGAAGCGGATCTTCTTTTTGGATGGCAGTGGACCACCGTTTGGCCACATGCTGCTGGCCTTAGGAG GTTATTTAGGAGGATTCGATGGTAACTTTTTGTGGAACAGGATCGGAGCAG AATACAGCAGCAACGTGCCCGTGTGGTCTTTGCGCCTGCTGCCAGCCCTCACTGGGGCGTTCTCGATCCCCATGGCCTACCAGATCCTGTTGGAGCTCGGTTTTTCTCACTGCGCTGCCATGGGGGCTGCTCTGCTGATGCTTATTG AGAACGCTCTCATCACGCAGTCAAGGCTCATGCTTTTGGAGTcagtgttaatattttttaatctactgGCTGTGCTATCCTACCTGAAGTTCTCCAACTCCCAAAAACACAG GCCCTTCTCCTTGAGCTGGTGGTTTTGGCTGATGCTGACAGGAGTGGCCTGCTCCTGTGCGGTGGG CGTCAAGTACATGGGTATTTTCACATACCTGCTCGTGCTCGCAGTTGCTAGTGTCCATGCCTGGCACCTGATCGGAGACCAGACTCTGTCAAAT GTCTGTGTGCTCTGTCACCTGCTTGCCCGAGCCGCCGCTCTGCTTGTCATCCCCACCCTCATGTACTTGCTCTTCTTCTACGTCCACTTGATCCTGGTCTACCGCTCTGGGCCCCACGATCAAATCATGTCCAGTGCTTTCCAGGCCAGTCTGGAG GGAGGACTAGCCCGGATCACGCAGGGTCAGCCCCTGGAGGTGGCCTACGGTTCCCAGGTCACTCTGAAGAATGTCTTTGGCAAACCTGTGCCCTGCTGGCTTCATTCCCACCAGAGCACCTACCCCATGAT ATACGAGAACGGCCGAGGCAGCTCGCACCAGCAGCAGGTGACTTGTTACCCCTTCAAAGACGTCAACAACTGGTGGATCGTGAAGGATCCCGGGAG GCACCAGCTGGTGGTGAACAACCCCCCGAGGCCCGTGCGGCACGGGGACGTGGTGCAGCTGGTGCACGGTATGACCACCCGCTTCCTCAACAC GCATGACGTGGCAGCGCCCCTGAGCCCCCACTCGCAGGAGGTGTCCTGCTACGTTGATTACAACATCTCCATGCCCTCCCAGAACCTCTGGAGACTG GACATTGTAAACCGAGAATCCGACACAGAGGTTTGGAAGACCATCTTGTCCGAGGTCCGCCTGGTGCACGTGAACACCTCTGCCGTCCTAAAG CTGAGCGGGGCACACCTCCCAGACTGGGGGTTCCAGCAGCTGGAGGTCGTTGGGGAGAAGCTGTCCCGGGGCTACCACGAGAGCATGGTGTGGAATGTGGAAGAACATCGATATGGCAAAA GccaggagcaaaaggagagggagctgGAGCTGCACTCACCGGCACAGATGGACGTCAGCAGAAACCTAAGCTTCATGGCCAGGTTCCTGGAGCTGCAG TGGAGGATGCTTACGGCAAAGAGTGATGACTCGGAGCACAAGTACAGCTCCTCGCCGCTGGACTGGGTCACCCTGGACACCAGCATCGCCTACTGGCTGCACCCCAGGACCAGC GCTCAGATCCACCTGCTTGGAAACATTGTGATCTGGGCTTCGGCCAGCCTCGCCATGGTGGTCTACGTCCTGCTCTTCTTCTGGTACCTGCTCAGACGCCGAAGGAGTATCTGCGACATCCCTGAGG AGACAAAATGTTGCCGTTGCATTCCCACACTGTTAGAGGCTTCTTCGGGGAAATGCAAGGACCAGGCAGGGATTGCTGTGACCCCAGGAT ATTCCTGGCTGCGCTGGGTGCTGGCCGGGGCTCTGTGTGCCGGCGGCTGGGCAGTGAACTACCTCCCCTTCTTCATGATGGAGAAGACGCTCTTCCTCTACCACTACCTTCCCGCGCTCACCTTCCAGATCCTCCTGCTCCCTGTGGTCTTGCAGCACGTCAGCGACCACCTGTGCAG GTCCCAGCTCCTGAGGAGCCTCTTCAGCGCCCTGGTTGTGGCCTGGTACTCCTGTGCCTGTCACGTGTTCAACACGCTGCGCCCACTGACCTACGGGGACAAGTCACTCTCACCCAGTGAACTCAAGGCCCTTCGCTGGAAAGACAGCTGGGACATCTTGATCCGGAAACACTAG
- the POMT1 gene encoding protein O-mannosyl-transferase 1 isoform X6, giving the protein MLGFLKRPVVVTADINLNVVALTAVGLLSRLWHLAYPRAVVIQQQRARVVFAPAASPHWGVLDPHGLPDPVGARFFSLRCHGGCSADAYWPFSLSWWFWLMLTGVACSCAVGVKYMGIFTYLLVLAVASVHAWHLIGDQTLSNVCVLCHLLARAAALLVIPTLMYLLFFYVHLILVYRSGPHDQIMSSAFQASLEGGLARITQGQPLEVAYGSQVTLKNVFGKPVPCWLHSHQSTYPMIYENGRGSSHQQQVTCYPFKDVNNWWIVKDPGRHQLVVNNPPRPVRHGDVVQLVHGMTTRFLNTHDVAAPLSPHSQEVSCYVDYNISMPSQNLWRLDIVNRESDTEVWKTILSEVRLVHVNTSAVLKLSGAHLPDWGFQQLEVVGEKLSRGYHESMVWNVEEHRYGKSQEQKERELELHSPAQMDVSRNLSFMARFLELQWRMLTAKSDDSEHKYSSSPLDWVTLDTSIAYWLHPRTSAQIHLLGNIVIWASASLAMVVYVLLFFWYLLRRRRSICDIPEETKCCRCIPTLLEASSGKCKDQAGIAVTPGYSWLRWVLAGALCAGGWAVNYLPFFMMEKTLFLYHYLPALTFQILLLPVVLQHVSDHLCRSQLLRSLFSALVVAWYSCACHVFNTLRPLTYGDKSLSPSELKALRWKDSWDILIRKH; this is encoded by the exons ATGTTGGGATTTTTGAAGCGCCCCGTGGTGGTGACAGCTGACATCAACTTGAACGTTGTGGCTCTGACTGCAGTGGGATTACTGAGCCGCCTGTGGCATCTCGCCTATCCGAGGGCTGTGGT AATACAGCAGCAACGTGCCCGTGTGGTCTTTGCGCCTGCTGCCAGCCCTCACTGGGGCGTTCTCGATCCCCATGGCCTACCAGATCCTGTTGGAGCTCGGTTTTTCTCACTGCGCTGCCATGGGGGCTGCTCTGCTGATGCTTATTG GCCCTTCTCCTTGAGCTGGTGGTTTTGGCTGATGCTGACAGGAGTGGCCTGCTCCTGTGCGGTGGG CGTCAAGTACATGGGTATTTTCACATACCTGCTCGTGCTCGCAGTTGCTAGTGTCCATGCCTGGCACCTGATCGGAGACCAGACTCTGTCAAAT GTCTGTGTGCTCTGTCACCTGCTTGCCCGAGCCGCCGCTCTGCTTGTCATCCCCACCCTCATGTACTTGCTCTTCTTCTACGTCCACTTGATCCTGGTCTACCGCTCTGGGCCCCACGATCAAATCATGTCCAGTGCTTTCCAGGCCAGTCTGGAG GGAGGACTAGCCCGGATCACGCAGGGTCAGCCCCTGGAGGTGGCCTACGGTTCCCAGGTCACTCTGAAGAATGTCTTTGGCAAACCTGTGCCCTGCTGGCTTCATTCCCACCAGAGCACCTACCCCATGAT ATACGAGAACGGCCGAGGCAGCTCGCACCAGCAGCAGGTGACTTGTTACCCCTTCAAAGACGTCAACAACTGGTGGATCGTGAAGGATCCCGGGAG GCACCAGCTGGTGGTGAACAACCCCCCGAGGCCCGTGCGGCACGGGGACGTGGTGCAGCTGGTGCACGGTATGACCACCCGCTTCCTCAACAC GCATGACGTGGCAGCGCCCCTGAGCCCCCACTCGCAGGAGGTGTCCTGCTACGTTGATTACAACATCTCCATGCCCTCCCAGAACCTCTGGAGACTG GACATTGTAAACCGAGAATCCGACACAGAGGTTTGGAAGACCATCTTGTCCGAGGTCCGCCTGGTGCACGTGAACACCTCTGCCGTCCTAAAG CTGAGCGGGGCACACCTCCCAGACTGGGGGTTCCAGCAGCTGGAGGTCGTTGGGGAGAAGCTGTCCCGGGGCTACCACGAGAGCATGGTGTGGAATGTGGAAGAACATCGATATGGCAAAA GccaggagcaaaaggagagggagctgGAGCTGCACTCACCGGCACAGATGGACGTCAGCAGAAACCTAAGCTTCATGGCCAGGTTCCTGGAGCTGCAG TGGAGGATGCTTACGGCAAAGAGTGATGACTCGGAGCACAAGTACAGCTCCTCGCCGCTGGACTGGGTCACCCTGGACACCAGCATCGCCTACTGGCTGCACCCCAGGACCAGC GCTCAGATCCACCTGCTTGGAAACATTGTGATCTGGGCTTCGGCCAGCCTCGCCATGGTGGTCTACGTCCTGCTCTTCTTCTGGTACCTGCTCAGACGCCGAAGGAGTATCTGCGACATCCCTGAGG AGACAAAATGTTGCCGTTGCATTCCCACACTGTTAGAGGCTTCTTCGGGGAAATGCAAGGACCAGGCAGGGATTGCTGTGACCCCAGGAT ATTCCTGGCTGCGCTGGGTGCTGGCCGGGGCTCTGTGTGCCGGCGGCTGGGCAGTGAACTACCTCCCCTTCTTCATGATGGAGAAGACGCTCTTCCTCTACCACTACCTTCCCGCGCTCACCTTCCAGATCCTCCTGCTCCCTGTGGTCTTGCAGCACGTCAGCGACCACCTGTGCAG GTCCCAGCTCCTGAGGAGCCTCTTCAGCGCCCTGGTTGTGGCCTGGTACTCCTGTGCCTGTCACGTGTTCAACACGCTGCGCCCACTGACCTACGGGGACAAGTCACTCTCACCCAGTGAACTCAAGGCCCTTCGCTGGAAAGACAGCTGGGACATCTTGATCCGGAAACACTAG